GTGGGGTAGGTTTAAGTCGGCTGGGTTGCGATCGCGCCCGATCTGAGCCTGCTCTGAGTTCAGGCATAAAAGTCGGTTTCGTAGAGGCTGCCAGCCATAGCAATTTCCACCGCGCCTAAGGGCAGTAAAGTGTATCTCTTGTGTTTCGCCCGGTAACTGGATTCGTGCCCTTAGCCACGTCGCACAGCGCCTTGCTGACCTTGGGATCAAGCAAGACATCTGTGAAGTCGGCTCCCTCGATGGTGGCCTCACGGAAATCGGTGTCAAAGGCATAAGCGCCTTCTAGGATGGCGTTCGTCAGGTTAGCTTTGACAAAGCGAGCCCCGTCTAGCGTCGCTCCCCGTAAATCGACTCCTTCTAGGTTGGCACGAGACAGGGTGGTATCAAACAGGCGCACGCCCTGAAGGTTGCTGTGACTGAGATTAACTTCAGCCATATCGGCGCGGGTGTAGTTGTTGCCCCTCAAATCCTGGTTAGAAAAGTCCATTTGCCGAAGATTCTGGCGATCAAAGTTTTCAGCCATGACGGGACTGCTGCCCGCAACCCACAGCACCAGGCTCAGCACTAGGCCTAAGAGCAGTTTTTTTAGGTGCAATGGCCCTTGGGCCGATCTTAAAGACCATCGCTCCATCCCCACAACCGTAAGCATGATTCTTTGTTTCTACACTGTCTTTACAGCATTGATCCTAACAGGGAGTTTCGCCTTAAAGAATGGCTTTTGAAGAGGGTAAAGGGCAGAAGAGGGTGAGTGGGTTAAATAAAAAGGCTCCTGCCCTAGGGCAGGAGCCGAGACCTCAAAACTCTTGAGCAAATGACTCAAAAATTAGTCAAGGTCAGTCATAGCCAATACAGGCTCAGTCTCACGGTCAATACCCTTCTCAAAGCCAGCCTCAGCAGCACGGGCGCGGCCAGCGTGCCACAGGTGACCAACCAAGAAGAAGAAGCCTAGGACAAAGTGAGAAGTAGACAGCCACTGACGGGGGTTCACGAAGTTAACAGAGTTAATTTCAGTGATGACACCACCTACCGAGTTGATCGACGCGTTGGGCGCGTGGGTCATGTACTCAGCAGCGCGACGCACCTGCCAGTCTTGAATGTCGTTGGTGATCTTGTCTAGGTCAAGGCCGTTGGGTCCCCGTAGAGGCTCCAACCA
The window above is part of the Pseudanabaena sp. FACHB-2040 genome. Proteins encoded here:
- a CDS encoding pentapeptide repeat-containing protein, translated to MLTVVGMERWSLRSAQGPLHLKKLLLGLVLSLVLWVAGSSPVMAENFDRQNLRQMDFSNQDLRGNNYTRADMAEVNLSHSNLQGVRLFDTTLSRANLEGVDLRGATLDGARFVKANLTNAILEGAYAFDTDFREATIEGADFTDVLLDPKVSKALCDVAKGTNPVTGRNTRDTLYCP